A single Crateriforma conspicua DNA region contains:
- a CDS encoding sulfatase family protein: MSPQRSILVIVTSLTFGLFLPQPTANAASADDPPNILFIFADDWGWGDLGCHGHPYVETPNIDRLAREGTDFHRFTVASGVCSPSRTAVMTGRFPARFNIDGHFAWVPSNAKRNMPDWLDPNVTTLPGLLKSAGYATAHYGKWHLSNDMIPDSPSPGVYGYDDHGAFNCSGEQMPVHDDSDRAIAFIEQANQNDQPFFINLWIHEPHTPFHVIPKYRWQFRDAGLSEADEIYAAVLAHADDRIGEVLDALDRFGIADNTLVIFSSDNGPARASRPTSLQLTYDTATGAGFGIAASKGITAGRKGYKNSLFEGGINVPFIARWPGKIRAGAIDPDLMISAVDLLPTFCEIAHAELPDSYQGDGISQAAYLDGDAPKGRAKPLYWKLRSSWPPSKSSPHHWASYCIVQDKWKLLANADGSYAELYDIVKDPMELVDVRASNHEVTQRLKEQLDDWKSTLPASPDPMFFSELRSP, from the coding sequence ATGTCCCCCCAACGATCGATACTTGTGATCGTGACTAGCTTGACGTTTGGCTTGTTTTTGCCACAGCCGACCGCGAACGCAGCATCCGCGGACGATCCCCCCAACATCCTGTTCATTTTCGCCGATGACTGGGGTTGGGGCGATTTGGGATGCCACGGGCACCCTTATGTCGAAACCCCAAACATCGATCGCTTGGCGCGGGAGGGCACCGACTTTCACCGCTTCACCGTCGCCAGTGGTGTCTGTTCGCCCAGTCGCACGGCGGTGATGACCGGTCGGTTTCCCGCACGCTTCAACATCGACGGCCATTTCGCGTGGGTGCCCAGCAACGCGAAACGCAACATGCCCGATTGGTTGGATCCCAATGTGACGACCTTACCCGGATTGCTGAAATCGGCAGGCTACGCCACCGCCCATTACGGCAAGTGGCACCTGTCCAACGACATGATCCCGGACTCTCCGTCGCCAGGCGTCTATGGATACGACGACCACGGTGCATTCAATTGCTCCGGCGAACAAATGCCAGTCCACGACGATTCCGATCGTGCCATCGCGTTCATCGAACAAGCGAATCAAAACGACCAACCTTTTTTCATCAACCTGTGGATTCACGAACCCCATACGCCCTTTCACGTGATTCCAAAGTACCGCTGGCAATTTCGTGACGCGGGTCTATCCGAAGCCGATGAGATCTATGCGGCGGTACTCGCCCATGCCGACGACCGCATCGGCGAAGTGCTGGACGCATTGGACCGTTTCGGAATAGCCGACAACACACTGGTCATCTTTAGTTCCGACAACGGCCCCGCACGTGCATCACGCCCAACATCACTGCAATTGACCTATGACACGGCGACTGGTGCCGGATTCGGGATCGCCGCATCCAAAGGCATCACCGCTGGCCGAAAAGGCTATAAAAATTCGCTGTTCGAAGGCGGCATCAACGTTCCTTTCATCGCACGCTGGCCGGGCAAGATACGGGCCGGTGCGATCGACCCCGACTTGATGATTTCGGCCGTGGATCTGTTGCCAACCTTTTGTGAGATTGCCCACGCCGAACTTCCCGATTCGTATCAGGGCGACGGAATCAGCCAAGCGGCGTATCTGGACGGCGACGCTCCCAAGGGACGCGCCAAACCGCTGTACTGGAAACTCCGATCGTCCTGGCCGCCCTCCAAATCGAGTCCACACCACTGGGCGTCGTACTGCATTGTCCAAGACAAATGGAAGCTGTTGGCCAATGCCGACGGTTCCTATGCCGAACTGTATGACATCGTCAAAGATCCCATGGAATTGGTCGACGTCCGGGCATCCAATCATGAAGTCACGCAGCGTCTGAAAGAGCAACTGGATGATTGGAAATCGACGCTACCCGCGTCACCCGATCCCATGTTCTTTTCCGAACTGCGATCCCCGTGA
- a CDS encoding alpha-L-fucosidase produces MYSQKLNRRRVLQAAFAASAFSWGDRCTADETPADPPSYLAGMKTAFAKDPRGAAIEWFESAKFGLFLHYGLYSLLGRGEWVQINEKIRVADYAKLADRFTAEKFDADFITDLALDAQMKYINITTRHHDSFCLFDSKYTEFKSTNTPAKRDLVAELAEQCQAKGLGFFLYYSHGRDWRHPHAPNNWGWGGSARPKYDPPETHYVQGKTHDLQIYVEFMKNQVTELLTNYGPIAGIWLDGIGVPKSRQAKIEQFKTQELYEHIWSLQPQVLVSYKQGLLGNEDFKAPERNWKGESDVPLELCDTLQPHGWGYKESDNGKHKSADQVMQMLDNASQIPANLLLNTGPLPDGSIHPDDVATLREVGRRLR; encoded by the coding sequence ATGTATTCGCAAAAACTCAATCGTCGACGAGTCCTTCAGGCGGCGTTTGCCGCATCGGCGTTTTCCTGGGGCGATCGTTGCACAGCGGACGAAACGCCTGCGGATCCGCCCTCCTACTTGGCCGGCATGAAGACCGCTTTTGCGAAGGACCCGCGTGGTGCGGCGATTGAGTGGTTTGAATCCGCCAAGTTCGGTTTGTTTCTGCACTACGGCTTGTACTCGCTGTTGGGCCGAGGCGAATGGGTGCAAATCAACGAGAAAATTCGTGTCGCCGACTATGCGAAACTGGCGGATCGTTTCACGGCAGAAAAGTTTGATGCCGACTTCATTACCGATTTGGCGCTGGACGCGCAAATGAAGTACATCAACATCACGACTCGTCACCACGACAGCTTTTGCCTGTTTGATTCGAAGTACACGGAATTCAAAAGCACCAACACACCGGCCAAGCGAGATTTGGTCGCCGAATTGGCGGAGCAATGTCAGGCCAAAGGGTTGGGGTTCTTTTTGTACTATTCGCATGGTCGCGACTGGCGGCATCCCCATGCGCCCAACAACTGGGGTTGGGGTGGTTCCGCGCGACCCAAGTACGATCCGCCGGAGACGCATTATGTGCAAGGCAAAACGCATGATCTTCAGATCTACGTCGAATTTATGAAGAACCAGGTTACCGAATTGTTGACCAATTATGGACCGATTGCGGGGATTTGGTTGGACGGCATCGGTGTTCCCAAGTCGCGGCAAGCCAAGATCGAACAGTTCAAGACCCAGGAACTGTACGAGCACATCTGGTCGTTGCAGCCACAAGTGTTGGTGTCGTATAAGCAAGGCCTGTTGGGAAACGAGGACTTCAAAGCGCCCGAGCGAAACTGGAAGGGCGAATCCGATGTGCCGCTGGAGTTGTGTGACACGTTGCAGCCGCACGGATGGGGCTACAAGGAAAGTGACAACGGCAAACACAAGTCGGCTGACCAGGTGATGCAGATGCTGGACAATGCATCACAGATTCCGGCCAACCTGTTGCTGAACACCGGGCCTTTGCCCGACGGATCGATTCATCCCGATGACGTTGCCACCTTGCGCGAAGTCGGTCGACGGCTGCGCTGA
- a CDS encoding alpha-L-fucosidase: MRNSTFACLCLFVVASLLALTPAVAESPSSDRDQRMAWWREAKFGMFVHWGIYSVTGGRYRGEELPNSAEWMMNRGKIPIAEYEQYAARFNPTEFDASKFVGLAKEAGMKYLIITAKHHDGFAMFDSHVNPFNVVDATPFGRDIMKELAEECQRQDIRFGFYYSQAQDWHHPGGFGNNWDKNLQRVSSDIYVREKAVPEVRQLLTEYGPIGIFWWDTPRKMSRESFDSLHSLTRLQPKVVTNDRLGEDYPGDYKTFERHIPDTPPADQDWEVCMPISGSWGYKAIDQDFKSSETLIRNLIDIASKGGNYLLNVSPTGRGDLLPQAVERLKRIGQWMKVNRQSIEGTQASPLSDLAWGRCTMKTTGETTHLFLHVFDWPDDLALTVPELKNTVREARLLADGRTIMAENTDKGVSVSLPMEAPDDIASVIVLEVEGELKIEKRLPHPDENGRLTLNARDAYIHNNEGARQAGIRYHDDIAHIGYWHDRQAWLEWNVELDHPATFRVRAELSVEQPETRFIVTAPGESLHATASSTGGYGNYAEVDLGTMTVSDSGKIRITLRPDVDHWHPMNLRRVELTEVKQP; this comes from the coding sequence ATGAGAAATTCAACGTTCGCCTGTTTGTGTCTATTCGTCGTTGCATCGCTGCTGGCATTGACACCCGCGGTTGCTGAAAGCCCGAGTTCCGATCGGGATCAACGCATGGCGTGGTGGCGCGAAGCCAAGTTTGGCATGTTCGTCCACTGGGGGATCTATTCGGTGACCGGCGGTCGCTATCGCGGTGAAGAATTGCCCAATAGCGCTGAATGGATGATGAACCGAGGCAAGATTCCGATCGCCGAATACGAACAGTATGCGGCGCGGTTCAATCCGACGGAATTTGATGCCAGCAAGTTTGTCGGCTTGGCAAAAGAAGCGGGGATGAAGTACCTGATCATCACCGCCAAGCATCATGACGGGTTTGCGATGTTTGATTCGCACGTCAATCCGTTCAACGTGGTCGACGCGACCCCCTTTGGTCGCGACATCATGAAAGAGTTGGCCGAAGAATGTCAGCGGCAAGATATCCGCTTCGGTTTCTACTATTCGCAAGCGCAAGACTGGCACCATCCCGGTGGTTTCGGGAATAACTGGGACAAGAACCTTCAGCGGGTCAGTAGCGATATCTATGTGCGTGAAAAAGCTGTTCCGGAGGTCCGGCAACTGCTGACCGAATATGGGCCGATCGGAATCTTTTGGTGGGACACGCCTCGTAAAATGAGTCGTGAATCGTTCGACAGCCTGCATTCATTGACGCGATTACAGCCCAAGGTCGTCACCAACGATCGACTGGGCGAGGATTATCCGGGTGACTACAAGACATTCGAACGTCACATTCCTGACACGCCGCCGGCGGATCAAGACTGGGAAGTCTGTATGCCCATCAGTGGCAGTTGGGGCTACAAAGCAATCGACCAGGATTTTAAGTCGTCCGAGACGCTGATCCGCAATCTGATCGACATCGCCAGCAAGGGCGGGAACTATTTGTTGAACGTCAGTCCGACCGGACGTGGCGACTTGTTGCCCCAAGCGGTCGAAAGGCTGAAACGAATCGGTCAATGGATGAAGGTGAATCGGCAGTCCATCGAAGGTACCCAAGCCAGTCCGTTGTCGGATTTGGCGTGGGGACGATGCACCATGAAGACGACCGGCGAAACCACGCACCTGTTTTTGCACGTCTTCGACTGGCCGGATGATCTGGCGCTAACGGTTCCCGAGTTGAAGAACACCGTTCGCGAAGCCCGTTTGCTGGCCGACGGTCGGACGATTATGGCCGAAAACACGGACAAGGGCGTGTCGGTGTCCCTGCCGATGGAGGCACCGGACGACATCGCATCGGTGATCGTGTTGGAAGTGGAAGGCGAACTGAAGATCGAGAAGCGTTTGCCACACCCGGATGAAAACGGCAGGCTGACGCTGAACGCCCGTGACGCCTACATCCACAACAACGAAGGTGCACGCCAGGCGGGGATCCGATACCACGACGACATAGCGCACATCGGATACTGGCACGATCGACAGGCATGGCTGGAATGGAATGTTGAATTGGATCATCCGGCAACGTTCCGGGTTCGTGCCGAATTGTCGGTCGAACAACCCGAAACGCGGTTCATCGTCACGGCACCAGGCGAATCGCTTCACGCTACCGCGTCGTCGACGGGAGGCTATGGCAACTATGCCGAGGTCGATCTGGGAACGATGACAGTTTCCGATTCAGGCAAGATTCGAATCACCTTAAGGCCTGATGTGGATCACTGGCATCCGATGAATCTGCGCCGGGTCGAACTGACCGAAGTGAAACAGCCCTAA
- a CDS encoding alpha-L-fucosidase has product MRNFVLLLIAVMTVAAQNATVQGQQAMDQMWGESVVKLRAENARRGQLFDEGNYAMFIHWGLYSMLGNQVDGKTYYGIGEWIMNPRMAGIPVDEYKQLAKRFNPVDFDAKKIVAIAKNAGMKYIVITAKHHDGFAMYDSDVCDFNIADATPWQRDPMGELADACRDAGLGIGFYYSHNQDWTFPGGGNGPKVDDQGQVATFDDYFVNKCLPQVNEITTKYGPIELVWFDTPGKMPKHYVQQLVELVHKNQPNALVSGRAGHGLGDYQTLGDMEVPHQNVPGMWESVDTTNDSWAYAWYDENWKSPKEILKRLVACVGRGGTYMLNIGPKGDGSVPGRAAASLKAAGDWIRRYPQVIYGTDASPWQHALPWGDVTRNDNTLFLCVFRWPDDGRLYVPNLLTSIQSARLLGADSSDSLPFRSEQEWAVIELPPRPVDPLVSVIQLDLKSPPKVDPVWAVDPAQSTEVLAEFAEADHAVKEKRRWMEKFGEWKGVVHVHDFGGDGRAVWKLDVHRAGTYQVDLVYSGTGRLVWQVGIDGGEKIQNQQNASHNYQAFPIGWLSFPEPGTYSVFARCIDGDVESASLKSIQFDPVELMSDANQE; this is encoded by the coding sequence ATGCGAAATTTTGTCCTGTTGTTGATCGCCGTTATGACCGTCGCGGCCCAGAACGCCACTGTCCAAGGCCAACAGGCGATGGATCAGATGTGGGGCGAATCGGTGGTGAAACTTCGTGCCGAAAACGCCCGCCGGGGGCAACTGTTCGACGAAGGCAACTATGCGATGTTCATTCATTGGGGGCTGTATTCGATGCTGGGTAATCAGGTCGACGGAAAGACCTATTACGGCATCGGCGAATGGATCATGAACCCACGCATGGCCGGTATTCCCGTCGACGAGTACAAGCAATTGGCCAAGCGGTTCAATCCGGTGGACTTTGATGCCAAAAAGATCGTCGCCATCGCCAAAAATGCGGGAATGAAATACATCGTGATCACCGCAAAGCATCACGACGGATTTGCGATGTACGATTCGGACGTGTGTGATTTCAATATCGCCGATGCGACGCCGTGGCAGCGTGATCCGATGGGGGAACTGGCCGATGCGTGCCGGGATGCCGGACTGGGGATTGGTTTTTACTATTCACATAACCAGGATTGGACGTTCCCCGGCGGTGGCAACGGCCCCAAAGTGGACGATCAGGGACAAGTCGCGACTTTCGATGATTACTTTGTCAACAAGTGTTTGCCACAAGTCAACGAGATCACAACCAAATACGGCCCGATCGAATTGGTGTGGTTTGACACGCCGGGAAAGATGCCCAAACACTACGTCCAGCAACTGGTGGAACTGGTTCACAAAAACCAACCGAATGCTCTGGTGTCCGGTCGGGCTGGTCACGGGTTGGGGGATTATCAAACGCTGGGTGATATGGAAGTCCCGCATCAAAATGTTCCCGGTATGTGGGAAAGTGTGGACACCACCAATGATTCCTGGGCCTATGCGTGGTATGACGAAAACTGGAAATCTCCTAAGGAAATTCTGAAGCGATTGGTCGCCTGTGTCGGTCGCGGTGGCACCTACATGCTGAACATCGGACCCAAAGGCGATGGCAGTGTGCCTGGCCGGGCGGCCGCGTCCCTGAAAGCGGCGGGCGACTGGATTCGACGTTATCCACAAGTGATCTACGGAACCGATGCATCCCCGTGGCAGCATGCGTTGCCCTGGGGGGATGTGACCCGCAATGACAACACCTTGTTTTTGTGTGTGTTCCGCTGGCCCGATGACGGACGTTTGTATGTCCCGAATCTGTTGACGTCGATTCAATCGGCCCGACTGCTTGGTGCGGATTCTTCCGACTCCCTTCCGTTTCGAAGTGAACAAGAATGGGCGGTCATCGAATTACCACCACGTCCGGTCGATCCTTTGGTGTCAGTGATTCAGCTGGATTTGAAATCACCGCCGAAAGTGGATCCGGTTTGGGCGGTCGATCCTGCACAAAGCACCGAAGTCTTGGCAGAGTTTGCCGAAGCGGACCATGCGGTGAAGGAGAAGCGTCGCTGGATGGAGAAGTTTGGCGAGTGGAAGGGCGTCGTTCATGTTCATGATTTCGGAGGCGACGGTCGGGCCGTCTGGAAACTGGATGTGCATCGCGCCGGTACTTACCAGGTCGATCTGGTCTATTCCGGAACGGGACGGCTGGTATGGCAGGTGGGCATCGATGGTGGCGAAAAAATCCAGAATCAACAGAACGCCTCGCACAACTATCAAGCTTTTCCAATCGGTTGGTTGTCGTTTCCAGAACCGGGAACCTATTCAGTGTTCGCCCGCTGCATCGACGGTGATGTGGAATCGGCCAGTCTGAAGTCCATCCAATTCGATCCCGTTGAACTGATGAGCGATGCGAATCAAGAGTAA
- a CDS encoding L-fucose isomerase: MSRQVSPTVFQEPLPAIGIRPTIDGRLGGVRESLEDQTMNLANSVAELISSNLHYPTGDPVRCVVAESCIGGVREAAACEQYFQQQNVGVSLTVTPCWCYGSETMDMDPLRPKAVFGFNGTERPGAVYLAAVLAGHTQKGIPAFGIYGRDVQSAGDTELPDDVRNKILGFAQCGLAVALMRGKAYLSMGGTSMGIAGSVVNHEFWEKWLGMRVEDIDMTEFVGRMQKGQYDAQEFESALAWVKEKCPEGEDYNTPETRRNREQLDSEWADSVKMSLIARDLMVGNPKLADQGLGEQSHGHQAIAAGFQGQRQWTDHFPNGDFLEAILNSSFDWNGKRTPYIVATENDALNAATMLFGHLLTNTAQIFADLRTYWSPDAVAAACDGYQLDGAAQDGLLHLINSGPAALDGTGQQTDAEGRPTMKPFWEITDDEVNDCLDVTTWHPSVTEYFPGGGMSTRFKTKGGMPATMTRINLVDGMGPALQIAEGSTVELPDTVHDKLDQRTNPTWPTTWFAPRLTQRGAFTSTYEVMNHWGANHCVMTAGHVGHLFITLASILRIPVYMHNVEPERVFRPSAWNLFGTDNLESADFRACQNFGPMYGRR; the protein is encoded by the coding sequence ATGTCTCGCCAAGTATCCCCCACCGTCTTTCAAGAACCGCTTCCCGCGATCGGCATCCGCCCCACCATCGATGGTCGGCTTGGCGGGGTTCGTGAATCGCTGGAAGACCAAACGATGAATTTGGCCAATAGTGTGGCCGAACTTATCTCGTCCAATCTTCACTATCCCACCGGTGATCCGGTCCGGTGCGTCGTCGCCGAATCGTGCATCGGTGGCGTTCGCGAGGCGGCCGCGTGTGAACAGTATTTCCAGCAACAAAATGTCGGCGTTTCTTTGACGGTCACGCCGTGTTGGTGCTATGGATCGGAAACGATGGACATGGATCCGTTGCGTCCCAAAGCGGTCTTTGGCTTCAACGGAACCGAGCGGCCCGGTGCGGTGTATTTGGCGGCGGTTCTGGCCGGTCACACGCAAAAGGGCATTCCGGCTTTTGGAATCTATGGTCGCGATGTGCAGTCGGCCGGTGACACGGAATTGCCCGACGACGTCCGCAACAAAATCCTTGGCTTTGCACAGTGCGGCTTGGCCGTGGCGCTGATGCGTGGCAAAGCCTACTTGTCGATGGGCGGAACATCGATGGGAATCGCCGGGTCGGTCGTCAACCACGAGTTCTGGGAAAAGTGGTTGGGCATGCGAGTCGAAGACATCGACATGACCGAGTTCGTCGGTCGAATGCAAAAGGGACAGTACGACGCCCAGGAATTTGAAAGCGCTCTGGCTTGGGTCAAAGAGAAATGTCCCGAAGGCGAAGATTACAACACGCCCGAAACCCGACGCAATCGCGAGCAGTTGGATAGCGAATGGGCCGATAGCGTGAAGATGTCTCTGATTGCTCGAGACCTGATGGTGGGCAACCCAAAGCTGGCCGATCAAGGATTGGGCGAACAGTCGCATGGTCACCAAGCCATCGCAGCCGGATTCCAAGGCCAGCGTCAGTGGACCGACCACTTTCCCAACGGCGATTTCCTGGAAGCGATCCTGAATTCATCGTTTGATTGGAACGGCAAACGAACGCCCTACATCGTGGCAACCGAAAACGATGCCTTGAATGCCGCAACCATGTTGTTCGGCCATTTGCTGACCAACACCGCCCAGATCTTTGCCGACCTGCGAACCTACTGGAGCCCCGATGCGGTGGCCGCCGCTTGCGACGGTTACCAATTGGACGGGGCAGCCCAAGACGGATTGTTGCACCTGATCAATTCAGGGCCTGCCGCTTTGGATGGTACCGGTCAACAAACCGACGCCGAGGGGCGGCCGACGATGAAGCCGTTCTGGGAAATCACCGACGACGAAGTCAACGATTGCCTGGACGTCACCACCTGGCATCCCTCGGTGACGGAATACTTCCCGGGCGGCGGGATGAGCACTCGGTTCAAGACCAAGGGCGGGATGCCGGCGACCATGACACGCATCAATCTTGTCGATGGAATGGGGCCGGCGCTGCAGATTGCCGAAGGCAGCACGGTGGAACTTCCCGACACGGTTCATGACAAGCTGGATCAGCGGACCAACCCGACTTGGCCGACGACGTGGTTTGCACCGCGATTGACCCAACGGGGCGCGTTCACGTCGACCTACGAAGTGATGAACCACTGGGGGGCCAATCACTGCGTCATGACCGCCGGGCACGTCGGGCATTTGTTCATCACGCTGGCGTCGATTCTGCGGATCCCGGTCTACATGCACAACGTTGAACCGGAGCGAGTTTTCCGTCCGAGTGCTTGGAACCTGTTCGGTACCGACAATTTGGAATCAGCCGATTTTCGCGCCTGCCAGAACTTTGGACCCATGTATGGTCGCCGCTGA
- a CDS encoding PDZ domain-containing protein, whose translation MPLIRTNWLVTLLLISVSFDAGWANAAEIFVSPDGNDSNTGDLSSPVATLQRAQELVRTVAGQEGVTVHVANGTYYLTETLVFGPKDSGSADHPVRYVAQSEHGAIISGGIRLDLDWQAGHDGIFHADTPPGLVIDQLFVDGVNQRMARYPNYDATKKTAAYQGFSADAFSTQRAEGWKDPTGAYIHAMHRSRWGGYHYRVTGKNADGDVVYEGGWQNNRPSGMHKEYRMIENVFEELDDPGEWYHDADQQRLYFIPSGDTDLSSATVEVVRLRHLIEFTGNKYQPVHDITLSGFTFRHAARTFMQTREPLLRSDWAIYRGGAITLTGTESVQILDSEFDQVGGNAIFANHYNRQLVIRGCHIHDTGASGVCFVGDPDAVRDPLFGYGQTNDLAKIDRTSGPKTDNYPADCVVEDCLIHGIGRVERQPAGVQIAIARRIRVSDCSIYDCARAGINIGDGCWGGHRIERCDVFDTVQETHDHGSFNSWGRDRYWHKDRSESQKFVDAEPDLPFLDAVETTVICNSRWRCDHGWDIDLDDGSSNYDIYNNLMLSGGLKFREGFWRRAHNNIAINNGFHPHVWYNDSGDEVYANIFMAAHRGARTPTLSARGKRIDENLYFSQTPTMKDRYQSFGWDLNSIVADPQFVDPASGDFRVQPGSPAFSIGFENFPMDQFGVKKESLKRIALAPEIPDLQIRDSLAAPRSDSPKGAPRALLVEWHGAKFRKLMGQEFSAFGVSAEDDSWLVLAVNPDSPAATAGLIQDDIVLKVDGASVPDLQASVRSPAWKQRRQHRLGIIRQQQPLSLVLKKP comes from the coding sequence ATGCCTTTGATTCGCACCAACTGGCTTGTCACCCTTCTGCTGATTAGCGTTTCATTCGACGCCGGATGGGCAAACGCAGCAGAGATCTTTGTCAGCCCCGACGGCAATGATTCCAACACCGGAGATTTATCTTCGCCGGTCGCCACACTGCAGCGAGCACAGGAATTGGTGCGAACCGTGGCCGGACAAGAAGGGGTGACGGTTCACGTGGCCAACGGGACCTACTATTTGACCGAAACACTTGTCTTCGGCCCCAAGGATTCAGGTTCAGCCGATCACCCGGTTCGCTACGTCGCACAGTCCGAACACGGGGCAATCATCAGCGGTGGCATCCGATTGGACTTGGATTGGCAAGCAGGCCACGACGGTATCTTTCATGCCGACACACCACCGGGATTGGTCATCGATCAGTTGTTTGTCGACGGTGTCAATCAACGCATGGCGCGGTACCCAAACTATGACGCGACAAAGAAAACGGCTGCATATCAGGGCTTTTCGGCCGATGCGTTTTCCACACAACGTGCGGAGGGTTGGAAAGATCCAACGGGCGCCTATATCCACGCCATGCATCGATCTCGTTGGGGTGGCTATCACTATCGAGTAACGGGGAAGAATGCCGACGGCGATGTCGTTTACGAAGGCGGTTGGCAAAACAACCGACCATCGGGCATGCACAAAGAATATCGGATGATCGAAAACGTCTTTGAGGAATTGGACGATCCCGGCGAATGGTATCACGATGCCGACCAACAGCGTTTGTACTTCATCCCCAGCGGCGACACGGACCTCTCATCAGCCACGGTCGAAGTGGTGCGACTGCGGCATTTGATTGAATTCACGGGCAACAAATACCAGCCGGTTCATGACATCACGCTTTCCGGATTTACCTTTCGCCATGCCGCCCGCACGTTCATGCAAACCAGGGAACCGCTGCTTCGCAGCGACTGGGCCATCTATCGTGGCGGCGCGATAACGTTGACCGGCACGGAATCGGTTCAGATCCTGGATTCGGAATTTGATCAAGTCGGCGGTAACGCGATCTTTGCGAATCACTACAACCGACAACTAGTGATTCGTGGCTGTCACATTCACGATACGGGTGCCAGTGGGGTTTGTTTTGTGGGTGACCCCGATGCTGTACGTGATCCGCTGTTTGGATATGGCCAAACCAACGACTTGGCCAAGATCGACCGTACTTCCGGCCCCAAAACAGACAACTATCCCGCTGACTGCGTGGTGGAAGACTGTTTGATTCACGGCATCGGTCGCGTGGAGCGTCAACCGGCCGGCGTACAAATCGCGATAGCCAGACGAATACGCGTTTCCGACTGTTCAATCTACGACTGTGCCCGAGCCGGCATTAACATCGGTGACGGTTGTTGGGGTGGACATCGAATCGAACGTTGCGATGTGTTCGACACGGTGCAAGAAACGCATGACCATGGATCCTTCAATTCTTGGGGCCGCGATCGCTATTGGCACAAAGACCGATCCGAGTCTCAAAAATTCGTCGACGCCGAGCCCGACCTGCCGTTCCTGGACGCAGTCGAAACAACCGTCATCTGTAACAGTCGCTGGCGGTGTGATCATGGCTGGGATATTGATCTGGACGATGGTTCATCCAACTACGACATCTACAACAACTTGATGCTGTCGGGCGGGTTGAAATTTCGCGAAGGCTTCTGGCGTCGCGCCCACAACAACATCGCCATCAACAATGGATTCCATCCACACGTCTGGTACAACGACAGCGGCGACGAGGTGTACGCGAACATCTTCATGGCCGCCCACCGCGGCGCGCGAACACCGACCCTTTCGGCTCGCGGCAAACGCATCGACGAAAATTTGTATTTCTCCCAAACGCCGACGATGAAGGATCGCTATCAATCATTCGGTTGGGATCTGAATTCCATCGTCGCCGACCCACAGTTTGTCGATCCGGCGTCCGGTGATTTCCGCGTCCAACCGGGATCGCCCGCCTTTTCAATCGGTTTTGAAAACTTTCCCATGGATCAGTTCGGTGTCAAAAAGGAATCGCTGAAACGAATCGCTCTGGCGCCCGAAATTCCTGATCTGCAAATCCGTGACAGCTTGGCGGCACCAAGATCCGATAGCCCCAAAGGCGCGCCGCGAGCGTTGCTGGTCGAGTGGCATGGAGCAAAGTTTCGCAAACTGATGGGGCAAGAGTTTTCCGCGTTCGGCGTTTCTGCGGAAGACGATTCGTGGCTGGTTTTGGCCGTGAATCCCGACAGTCCGGCAGCCACGGCCGGACTGATTCAAGACGACATTGTGCTGAAGGTCGATGGAGCGTCCGTTCCTGATCTCCAGGCATCCGTCCGGTCACCAGCGTGGAAACAACGCCGGCAACATCGCCTGGGAATCATTCGGCAACAACAGCCCTTGTCGTTGGTGCTGAAGAAACCCTGA